agctttccgtcagaacgggaccccaaacagacacaaactgtttccgtttccatcaccattgatttcaatcgtgaCAGATCCGgtacccatggtttccgtttgtctcggttGTAACACCGGAACCGTagttttgctggaagcaatagcgtagtcgactacgctattgcttccggcaaaacgacggatacggtgcacaacagagacaaacggaaaccatgggcaccggatctgtcaccattgaaatcaatggtgatggaaatggaaacctctggtttccgtttgtgtcagtttgtgtctgttcagggtcccgttctgatggaaagctctgacggaacgtcagaacgggaccccaacgcaaatgtgaattTCACTCAGGGTACTCACTGGCCTGCTCCTCTGCACACACAGCTTTTCTCCACAAAGCTTCTCTGCAGACAGCTCACACAGGAATAGTACTACCTTCACATGCATTGACTGAAAACACTTCACACACCCACTTCCTGTCTGGGCCAAATCTCCTTCGCTGGATACAACCCCACCAATTACAATGCCTGCTGTAGGTTAGAGATGAACTGTTATTTCTCTCCCCCTTGTGGTGACCGCAGGTACCACGGctttcattgaactcaataggaGCTGTCTAAATCTGCATGTAATGATCTCCCCACAGTGGCAGCTGTAGGCAGCCAGAATTTCATAATATTACTCTCTGATTACCCCGACTACTGCAGTAAGTTTGATTGGCAGTAGGTGTCAAACTGAGTAGAAAGCAGTGTTCTAGCACAAATGAGAGGTGAGAAAAGAATGGTCTGAGTGGCCTGGTACAGAGCAAAGCCTGGAATGGCATTTTCGGCACACAGAAAATCTAGTGATGATGTGGTCTGCTTATACTGTAGGATTGCTGAGGAAGAATATGTCTGGCACATATGAATGTAGGGGAAAAGCGTAATATGGTATATAACAGAGGTGGGAATTGAGTGGTCTAGCGCACTGAGGACCTAGGGAAGCTCTGGCATCCACTCAACTGTTTCTTGAGTGAATGccagagcatatatatatatatatatatatatatatatacatacaaaatattaaaagttaaaaaaaaaatcacaccacataattttttgtatttcttttttaaattacgtggggtctccccccccatttttcataaccagccagatacaccatagcagcagcagactagcattatcaatgtgggaagggccatggtttttgggctttccaagtctaataataccagccagcgGCCGCCCCTTTGCGACCATCACtgtagatggtcgggtactggatcgtactcagctcttcctggtacccctggtggcagtggataccgggtaataatgggggttagtgttacccTTTTCActgactaacactaagccctgccttagtaatggatgctgtcaataagccagcggccattactaaggcgttagtaataaagtttaatacaatacaaagacatagaaataatattttattgaaataaaaaaagccgtcattgaatccaacgtagtccaaccacCGAACCTGCACAAACACAAAAGAAcctcattagtaacacatgtggtaggcttagatacagtgcccatgtgtaatactgtctgttgaaccctgtatctaagcctaccacatgttaggcttagatacagggccccaacagacagtaatcttatacagtataagattacacagggccccagcaaacagtaatgTTTTACTTATCCTCCTCTTTGGCTCCAGGCGCAGCAGAGGTACTCACACCATCCAGCTTCGCGACGTTGTACGCGGtgcacagcgtcgtgacgtcatgccaGGAAGAGAcaccaggacctccactgcgctcaggaacgaggagggtaagtatatttttattactatagtaacagggtcccgtgtattttattacataggccccagttactatagtaaatttttatAGACCTGGAGTGGGGCGCATTTTCGACCGCTGcgtcccctatagctatgccactgggtaCAGGATTTAGCACTACATATAGCAGCTTTGTATAGAGAAAACAGATCAtcggtatctaaaaaagtaaaactaatttttaataaagtctaattaaaaagttactccaaacacactgactgacctttatattaaaaaaaattcccatcaAAAGGTGTACAAAGCATTTAAATCCTCCACTGGTCCATCGTCGATGCTTTTGGGACCCAGCAGTCATATACCGTACATACTAGCATCACCGCTGAGGACAGTGATTGCTCCCTGTTTAACTTGTTAAACtctcaaacaacccctttaacttgaatTGGGGGGAAAAAATCAGCAAGGAAATACTTTCATTGTGTATTTTATCATGTTACAGAGCCTGTAAGTGAGAGGCTCCACTTTAGGAATGGATCACATTAGACGATTCAGTGCAGTTAACCATTATTCTCTCCATAACAGTGCGTTACTTCacttaaaaatattttctttagaTTGATATAGCAAATTGTATACATAGCGATATATTGTCGGCTTCCGCCCTTCCAACAGTGCCTTCATGGGTCacagggaggctacctcctacaacAGCTTGCCACATCTACACGCAACTTGCGGGGGTTGCACCAGACTTAGTCCTCATGGCCACAATGCCACTACGGATAGGTCCGACCACCCACGAATGCGGAGAGAACATGCATGTTACCCACCTTACAAGCCTAACAGATGTTCTTTTAATGAAACTAAACTATAgcgtcattcatactttttaggtGCGGGAATAGATTATATCAATGGTCACTGCTGGATGTTACATGCAATGTTTCTataggacaaaaaaaaattatctttcacAAACGAAATtacttttatggttttttttgggATCCCTGAAAGCAATGGGATTCGTTTAGATGTCAGTTTTCCTCAGACACTTCACTTTCTTATGCCACCTCATTGCTGGCATACATATattagtgcaaaaaaaaagaagctagATAGTAAGAGTAATTACTTGTTACATTTGTTTTATGTTTGTCCTTTAAACTatatttgtactttattttagataAGATAATAATGACTTTGTTTTTATGATAAAATGTGGCATTACTTAAGATTTTCCCTATAATTTGCTGCCAACTGTACAGAATTAGAAGCTGAATAAAAGTATTATTTTAGGTATGATTAACTGGAAATGCATTAATCTTATCAACATTCAAACATTACCTGTGCCCTTGCCCTTATGCTTGTGACTATAAAAGTGGCCCTTAGTTGgtccttctttttctctttccttcATTCCATTCCACAGGAAGCAAGATGGCAGCAGGGTTGTATTCCAGAGCTTTAGTGATTTTATCTCtcttgtctgtatatgtatatggtGACATGATTGTTGGAGGCCTTCAGAGGGATGATCCCAGTGACCCAGACGTTGTAAAAGCTGCCATATTTGCAGTTAATGGGTTCAATCAACTATCCAATGAGGAATATGATTACAAGCTAATGAAGATTGTATCAGCTGAATCTCAGGTAATTTAGGGTGCACACATCATGTAAATATACACCACAAAATACGCATCCGTAATTCTGCAACAATTTCCACAGCAGAATGACTATTGCAGATTTTGTGGTAAatttgctgcttatttgtgtTGCGGATTTCAGTGCTGAATTTCATATGCAATTGAAGTCTATGCTGAAATTCTGCATCCAAAATCTGCAAAACACATACAGAAAACGCTGCATAATGTATTTCAGCAGCTGCAAAATTACTCATGGAAATTTAAACCATAtatgtgttgcagattttgtctTCACCCATAGGAACAGGgcaagcgtcagcacccggcgaacccgggcaagtgctggGGCCCAATACCCTTGGGGAggcccactcggccaccgggtgctgactgtcaggggcttccccaaagacGAAGTCCCGGAGCAGGgctgcttctagcgctctgcctgggactcctcctctcctcctgacatcactttccatacatggacagtgatgttaggaggagagaaggcgtctctggggaagcccctgacatcactgtccaaatatcgacagtgttgtcaggagcagagcgttGACCCAGGCAGAGTGCGGGACTTTGCCTAtgggcttgcccctgacatcactagtcgtatatggacagtgatgtcacaggttTCCCCAGATtctgagtaccggagcagagcctttactagtgctttgcccgggacttcagctcttctccggacatcactatccttatatggacagtgatgtcaggagcagagcaggagtcccaggcagagtgcaggactttggctctgggcttgcccctgacatcactagccgtatatggacagtgatgtcaggggcttccccagagtcggagtaccagagcagagcctttaccagcgctttgcccgggacttcagctcttctccggacatcactatccttatatggacagtgatgtcaggagcagagcaggagtcccaggcagagtgggaCTCTGGGTGTTACCCAGTTATGGGTAAATTAGAACCCAATGGGCCAAATAGCTGGATATCCCCAGTGTATTATAACAGCCTAACTATATCATCTGTATTATTTAACCTGAAACATTAACATTAACTgaaacattaacgttactgaagtgtttagacagtgaatagacattccttccagccaggaagtgatgtatattcacaatcccggcacttcgttaacgtttctgtggtacttaccgcagagcaagcgtaatctcgcgagatcacgctgtaaatgacaggttacagcgagattacgctttgctctgctgtaaataccaaacaaacgttaacgaagtgtcgggattgtgaataaacatcccgtcctggctggaaggattgtctattcactgtctaaacacttcagtaacgttaatatgtctgtaaaggatttgcctgacacagcttctgtgtcaacgcccgtggttaatcagcctgcatatgtgcctaggtctgttagagtgattcgatctgctaccactcaggctggtaggctcaggattgggagaacctatcactgcctggccagacggttctagctccctcccttggtctatgtatacctttatttgctgcttgtcctttgcctgtgattctgtctggtttcctggctctgctgctcctgctagtagtattgacctctgcttcaaattgaccctggctttactgactactctcctgctctgcgtttggtacctcgtagactcctggtttgactcggctcgttcactactcttgttgctcacggtgttgccgtgggcaactgccccatttcccttagattctgtgtacccttgtctgtttgtctgtcgtgcacttaatgagcgtagggaccgtcgcccagttgtacgccatcgcctaggacgggccatgcaagtaggcagggactgagtggtgggtagattagggctcacctgtctgtctccctaccctgacattacaatgtcagtataagacagcacatagtgaacaacgcagtgtcactatgcgctgaccaaatgaatggagagaagtgcatgacgctgattgttcagcatcatacactcctctgtacaatgcccacttggtctaaagtaaaaacacaccctcttgggcattaagaaactaattagcataaagctaaaaatcgctcctaacgtggtaaaaatagattatttctctaaataaaaagcactgctgtcacctacattatagcgcccatctcattacgtaggaaatagggcacttataatgtggtgacagagtctctttaaaggtttAGAGGGGCGTGTAATGGTCTGGTGATCTGAATGTATTTCATATTTAACTTTAATACATTTTTGTTTCAACTTTTTCAACTTTTAGCTTTTACTCTGCAGGTTGTCGCAGGTGTACTCTacgttttgaatgtagaaattggcAGGACAGAGTGCAAGCGAGACACAACAAATGAGAAGCATTCCTGTAACATCATTCAAGACTCAAAACTGGCAAAGGTCGTTACTGTTGTGTGATTAATCTTACAATTTTAATTGTttcgtttttttgttgtttgttttatttcaagGGTACTTAGATTAAACTAGATAATTACAGAGACAATGGTTTATTAACGCAATGTTAAAATCTGAAGTGCTCCcattatacactcctcaacattgaaattgtaacACCAAGAAGGGCTAGCcgtaatcgaggaagtagcaggtgt
This genomic stretch from Rhinoderma darwinii isolate aRhiDar2 chromosome 4, aRhiDar2.hap1, whole genome shotgun sequence harbors:
- the LOC142761302 gene encoding cystatin-2-like, with the protein product MAAGLYSRALVILSLLSVYVYGDMIVGGLQRDDPSDPDVVKAAIFAVNGFNQLSNEEYDYKLMKIVSAESQVVAGVLYVLNVEIGRTECKRDTTNEKHSCNIIQDSKLAKTLLCTLTVLDVPWENEEALLSSSCKAQQ